The following is a genomic window from Rhodothermales bacterium.
GTCTCGATGAACGCCATGCCGGCGACGCCGTCGTCGACCGTCGGGAAATCGTATCCACCGACCGGCGGCGACTTCCCATCGATGCCGTCCGAGATGGCGGCCGCCGCCGCCAGGTACACGTTCGCAAAAGCCTCGATGAATCCCTCGGGATGCGCAAACGGCGTGCGCGTATTCGCCTTCGCCGCCGCACCCAGATAATCGTTGCCCCGCCGATGCACCTGCCGCGGCGCGTTGGCAAACTTGACGATCAGATCGTTCGGATATTCCTGATGCCACTCGATCGACGCCTTCGTTCCGTAGGCGCGGATACTCAACGCGTTCTCGTCGCCGTTGGATATCTGCGACGCATAGATAATTCCTTTCGCCCCGCCCTTGAAACGAATGAGGATATTGCCGTCGTCATCGAGCTCACGACCGGGGATGAACGCCGTCAACTCGGCGCACATTTCGTCGACCTCCACCCCGCACACGTACCGAACCAGGTTGTGCGCATGCGTGCCGATGTCACCGATGGCGTTTGAGACTCCCGCGACGTTCGGGTCCGAGCGCCAGTTGGATATCTGTCCCTGACCACCGCCCTCGACATCGCCGACCGCGTAACCCTGCGGATACTCTGCTACTATCTTTAAGAGCCGGCCCAGCTCACCGTCCTGCACCATCCGACGCGCCTCCTTGACCATCGGATAGCCGGTGTAGTTGTGCGTGAGCGCGAACACGAGGCCCGTCTCACCCACAATGTCACGCAATTCGAGTCCCTGTTTCAGACTGTACGCCAACGGTTTATCGCAGACGACGTGAAATCCCGCCCGCAGGAACGTGCTCGCGACGTCGAAGTGCATGTTGTTTCGCACGACGATACTGACGAAGTCGATGCGTTCGTCCTCTGGAAGCCCAGCCTCAACCCGCGCCATCTCCTCGTAGCTGCCGTACACACGCGACGGATCGAGGAAGAAGTCCTCGCCCGACAGTCGTGACACCTCGGGATCCGACGAGAAGCAGCCTGCCACAAGTTCAATCTTGCCGTCGAGATTGGCGGCCATGCGATGTACCTGGCCGATGAAGGCTCCGCGACCTCCACCGACCATACCCATACGTAGTTTCCTGTTCATCGGAATAGGACGATGATGATAATTCGATCACTGTCCGGGCGGCCGGCCTAACAGGCGACCGGCCGACCCGAACGTGCTGACTCGTAAATGGCGTCGATAATCTTCATCAGGGACAGGGCCTGTGCCGGTGTGTTGAGCGGTTCCTCCTTGCCCTCGATCGTGCGGA
Proteins encoded in this region:
- a CDS encoding Gfo/Idh/MocA family oxidoreductase, which produces MPMNRKLRMGMVGGGRGAFIGQVHRMAANLDGKIELVAGCFSSDPEVSRLSGEDFFLDPSRVYGSYEEMARVEAGLPEDERIDFVSIVVRNNMHFDVASTFLRAGFHVVCDKPLAYSLKQGLELRDIVGETGLVFALTHNYTGYPMVKEARRMVQDGELGRLLKIVAEYPQGYAVGDVEGGGQGQISNWRSDPNVAGVSNAIGDIGTHAHNLVRYVCGVEVDEMCAELTAFIPGRELDDDGNILIRFKGGAKGIIYASQISNGDENALSIRAYGTKASIEWHQEYPNDLIVKFANAPRQVHRRGNDYLGAAAKANTRTPFAHPEGFIEAFANVYLAAAAAISDGIDGKSPPVGGYDFPTVDDGVAGMAFIET